The window CCACGTGATGTTGGCTTGCTCGTCGAAGCGCGCTTTGATCTCCACGAGGGCGAGCACGGCCTTGCCCGCCTGGGCCGCGTCGATCAGGGCCTCCACGATGGGGCTGTCGCCGGATGTTCGATACAGCGTCTGCTTGATGGCGAGAACCGAAGGGTCTGCCGCGGCCTGTTCGAGAAACGCTTGCACGCTCGTGCCGAACGATTCGTAGGGGTGATGCACCAGAACATCCCGCCGCTTGATCGAGGCGAAGATGTTGGATTCGCCGCCCGGTTCCGCCGGCAGGAGAGCCGTGCTCGTTGTGGGCAGATGCTTGCGGTATTTGAGCGATGGCCGGTCGATCTTGAACACCTCGAAGAGGCCGCCCAGGTCGAGCGGAGCAGGAAGCCGGTACACCTCCTGCTCGGTGACACCCAGCTCACGGATGAGCAGATTAAGGGTGCGATCATCCATGTCCTCGGTGATCTCGAGCCGGATGGGTGGGCCGAATCGGCGCCGCAGCAGCTCCCGTTCGAGGCTCTGGATGAGGTTCTCTGATTCGTCTTCGTCGATTTCGACATCTTCATTGCGGGTGACCCGAAACTCGTGATGGTCAAGAATCTCCATTCCCGGAAATAGTTCGCCGAGGTGGTTGGAGATGAGGTCTTCGAGGGGAATGAACCGCAGCAGCCCGCGCTCGTCGTCGGGCAGCTTGACGAAGCGGGGCAAAATGCTCGGCACCTTGATGCGAGCGAACTGCACTTTGCCGGTCTTGGGGTTGCGAACGCGCACCGACAGGTTGAGTGATAGCCCGGAGATGTAGGGGAACGGATGTGCGGGGTCGACCGCGAGCGGCATGAGCACAGGAAAGATCTGATGGGTAAAAACCTCGTCGATGCGGTCACGGTCGTCTTGGCCGAGGTCTGCCCACGTTTCTATGTGGATGCCAGCGTCGTCGAGAGCAGGCTTTACCAGCTCCCGAAACGCGAGCGCATGCCGATCCTGCAGCTCGTGCGCTCTGGCGCTGATGCTGCTGAGCACCTCGGCGGGCGACCTGCCGATGTTGGTGGGAACGGCGATGCCTGTTGCGATGCGCCGTTTGAGCCCGGCGACTCGCACCATAAAGAACTCGTCGAGGTTGCTGGCGAAGATCGCGAGAAAGTTAACGCGCTCAAGCAGCGGCAGTTGCGGGTCTTCTGCCAGTTCGAGCACGCGGGTATTGAAGGCGAGCCAGCTCAGCTCTCGGTCGAGGTAGCGGTTGCCCGGCAGCGTGCCGTCATCAACCCACGCAGACTCGTAGTCGTCATCATCGAGGCTTTCGGTGATGAGGCCAGTGTCGTCGATGGTGATATCGGCATCCATCGCTCAATACTTGCACCACACCGTGAACTGCGGGTTATCGAACTGTGACGCTAGCGGCGTGTTGCGTACTGCACATCGACCGTGTGGTCGGCGAAACCGTAGGAGCGGTAGAGACGAACGGCGGGGACGTTATCCGCGTCCACGTAAAGGCTTGCCGTGCGGATGCCGCTGGCGGCCAGGTGGGCGAGCCCTGCCGCGACGAGACGCCGGCCCAGCCCCGAACCCTGTTGACGAGGGTCGACTCCGACCACATAGAACTCTCCGATGTCGCCGTCGACCTTGAGCCAGCAGAACGCGATCACCTGGCCGTCTTCGTCACGCAGTAGCAAAAAGTCATCGGCGTTGAACCAGGGTTCGGCCATGCGGGCGTCGAGGTCCACCTGCGTGAGGGAACCCTGTTCGGGGTGGTGGGCGAACGCGCGAGCGTTGATGTCGAGCCATGCGGCGTCGTCGTGCCCCGGGCGAAAAGGCGTGAAGCCGTCGAGCGCCCCAGCGGCGTTCAGGTCACCCTGAACCGGGGCACGCAGTTGCAGGAGGGTGCGCACGGCGGTGAGCTCGTGCCGGGCGGCGAGGGAGCGCGCCGCGGGATGATCGCCGTGCGCCCAGATAAGAATCGACGGGGACTCCGTGAGCACGCGGCTGAGCATCTGCTCGCCTAGGCCGTTGCCTCGAGCGCCGGGGTCGACGACCAGCTCGGCCTCCCCGGGGTCGCCCCTGAGGAGAACGGCGGCGGCGGTTTCGTCGATAGAGAGAAGTTCGCGTCGGCCGTCACGCAGCTCCACGAGGCTTTGGTCTGAGAACGGCGGCTGCCCATCCGTCGCCGTTGCGCGGGAGATGAGCCTGTTCAGCCACTCGGGGGTATTAGCGCTCATCGCCGTCGTGCCCTGTGAAGCGGTAACCGACGTTGCGCACGGTGCCGATGAGCGATTCGAGGTCTCCGAGCTTGGCCCTCAGGCGTCGCACGTGCACGTCGACGGTGCGCGTGCCGCCGAAGTAGTCGTAGCCCCAGACTTCGCTCAACAGCTGTTCTCTAGTGAACACCCGCGAGGGGTGGGAGGCGAGAAAGCGCAGGAGCTCGAACTCCTTGTAGGTGAGGTCGAGTGGGCGCCCCTGAACCTTGGCCGAATAGCTGGCCTCGTCGATCACGACTCCGGATGCGCTGATCTTGGTGCTGGTCTGTTCTGTTGCCTTGCGGCCGACGGCAAGGCGGATGCGGGTGTCGACCTCGGCGGGTCCTGCATCAACGAGCACGACATCGTCGATGCCCCACTCCGGGTTTACCGCAGCAAGGCCGCCCTCAGTGACGATGAGAACGACGGGAACCTGAGTGCCCGTATTCGCCAGAATCTTGCAGAGCGCTTTGGCGCTGGCCAGATCTTTGCGGGCATCCACAAGCATGAGATCGCAGCTTGGTGGGTTCACGAGTTGCGATGGCGTGGCCGGCAGATGCTTGACGCGGTGGCTCAGCAACCCCAATGCGGGCAGGACTTCGCTGTCGACGGCCGGAGTCAAAATCAACAGCTGCGCCAAGGGTGCCTCCCAAAATTGTGTCGCAAGTCTATCTAGACGACGGCCTATCACTTTTCGCACTGGCAGGTTGGCGTGTGGTGAATGGGGCAGGATGAGTAAATGACCGTTTCTGAACCCGTCGCTCCTTCTCTTCGGAGCGCCACAATCACGATCGGCATCGTGTGGGTTGTTTCGGCGCTGGGGGCGGTTCTCGTCTCCCTCTTTGCCCAGTCAGATGCTCGCATGCAGTGGTATCCGATTGTGCTGGCCGTGTGCCTTATTTTGTCGTTCTGCCTACAGCTCTCCCTCGACAGCAAGGTGGGTTTTGTGAACCGTCTTTCTGTGAGCGTTGGCGGGGCCGTCGCCATTCTGGCGATAGCGACAGTGGTTGCCGTCGTCGTACCGTCTGCGTGAGGGTAGAATTCAGGCATGCTCGCACTGGAACTCTTCTTCGTCGGACTCCTCGTCCTCGCCGTTCTGGCCATCGGTGGGGTTGCCGCCGTCGTGCTCTATAACCTTTTTCGCGGTCAGCGCTAAACCGCTGCCCGCACTCTCACCGGCAGGGAGCTGCCTCACATGATCGAAATCGATTCTTCGCTTCCCTCCGAGTTGGTGCCGCTCTCGTGGCTCATCGGAGTCTGGGAGGGCACCGGGGTCATCTCCTATCCCGTCGACGGGCAAGCCCGCGAGTATGAGTTCGGTCAGCGCGTGAGCTTCAGCCACGACGGCACGCCGTTTCTCAACTACAGCTCTACGGCCTGGCTGCTCGAGCCATCCGGCGCCGATGCCGCCTCCGACGGCAGTACTGCGGCCAGCGCGGATGGCAGCGCGGATGCCGACGCGGCATCCGAGCCCGCAGAACCCCAGATCTTCGCCGCCGAGACCGGCTTCTGGCGCCTCTCTCGTCCGCGCACCGATGCGGACCCCGGCCCCGGCATGCTCCCGGGAGTCGGCCCCGCACCGTTCACCAACGTCAACGCCGTCGAGACGCTGCGCAACGCCGCAGGCGGATTCGACATCGAGGTGTCGATCCTTCATCCCAGCGGTGTGAGCGAGCTCTACCTCGGTCAGGTGGTCGGCCCCCGCATCGACCTCGTCACCGACGCCGTCGTTCGCAGCGCTAATGCCAAAGAACACACGGCATCGACGCGCCTCTACGGGCTCGTCGATGACCACCTGCTGTGGGCGTGGGACATCGTCGCCCTCGGCCAGCCGCTGACCTCGCACGCGTCGGCAAGGCTCGCCCGTGTCCAGTGAGAACCCGGTGAAAGACGCGGCGGTCTACGCGTCTCCGTGGCTGGCTCGCTCGGGTGCCGTGGAATCCGACGGCCCGGATGCCGGAGTCGCCGCCCACTACGGAGACCCCGTCCGAGAGCAACGGCAGCTTGCTGCAGGCTCGGCCGTTGTCGATCTCTCCCACCACGGGGTCATCGAGATCGAGGGAGCCGATCGGCTGTCGTGGCTCGACTCCATGAGCACGCAGTCCCTGGCCAGGCTCGCCCCCGCAGAGTCGGCCGAGGCCCTCATTCTCGACCCCAACGGGCGCATCGAGCACGACATGCGGGTGCTCGACGATGGCGTTTCTCTCTGGCTTCTCGTCGAGGGGTCCGAAGCCGCATCGCTTGCGGCCTGGCTCGACCGCATGCGCTTCATGATGCGGGTCGAGGTCCGTGACCGCACCAGTGACTTCGCAACACTCGGCAGCTTCGCCGACGCAGCAACCCTCGCCGGAATGGTGCCCATCGCCAGCCCGCACGGCGTTCCGCTCGTGTGGAGCGACCCATGGCCCGACGTGGTTGCTGGCGGGTGGCAATATGCGCAGGGCGAGCATCCCGGCGCGGAGTTCGCCTATCGCGAGGTTCTTGTCGAGCGGTCGGCGCTCGCCGAGTCTGACGCTCCTGCGGCCGGTGTGCTCGCACTCGAAGCGCTCCGCGTGGCCGCGTGGCGCCCTCGCTTCGCCCGCGAGGTCGACGAGCGCTCGATTCCGCATGAGCTCGATTGGATGCGCTCCGCGGTTCACCTGAACAAAGGCTGCTATCGAGGCCAAGAGACGGTGGCCAAGGTGCACAACCTCGGGCATCCGCCCCGCCGCCTCGTGATGCTTCACCTCGACGGTTCCGACTCGATCCTGCCGCAGCCCGGAGACGAGGTCGTGCTCGGCGACCGTGCCGTTGGAGCGGTGACTTCGGCTGTGCGGCACCACGAGCTGGGCTCCATCGCTCTTGCTGTGGTCAAACGCACTCTCGACTCGACGGCGACTCTCACGGTGCAGACTTCCGATGGGCCCGTTGCGGCGGCGCAAGAGGTGATTGTTCCGGCCAGTGCCGGGGCGACTGTGGCGGCGCCGAGGCTGCCGCGATTGGGTGCTACCACCCGGCCGAGCCGTCCCGGGGCGTGAGCGCAGCACGCCGCGATGCCTCGGCACGGCTAGAGAGAAAGCTCAATCGGCGGCTTGATGCCAGGGCTGCCCTCGATCGGGTCAGGGAGTCGCTTCCCGCAACGGTGCAGATCGTCGTTGCCGCCACCATCGCCTATTTCATCTCGCACGATCTGCTCGGGCACTCCTCTCCCGCAATTGCCGTCACCGTGACGATCTCCATCCTGGGCTTCTCCCGGGATGCGAGGCCGCGTCGCGTGCTCGATTCGGCCGTGGGAATAACCCTGGGCATTGTGCTCAGCGAGATCGCTCTGATCGTGATTGGCGTGGGCTGGTGGCAACTGGCCGTCGTGCTCGGCATAACGCTGCTGGTGTCTCGGCTGGTCTCGCCGAGCGTGCCGTTCGCGATTGCCGCAGCGGTTCAGTCCATGCTTGTGCTTCTCATGCCTCCGCCGGAGGGCGGGGTGTTCCTGCGCAGCATCGACGCCGTCGTTGCGGGGGCTGTTGCGCTCACCGTGACGGCATTGATTCCCCGCGACCCGAGGCGCATCGCCGATCGGGATGCCCGCCGCATGGTCTCGGCACTGTTGGAGTCGCTCGATTCTGTGGCCGCGGCGCTGCGAGAGGCCCACGAGCCGGCGGCGAGTCTCGCCCTCGAACGTCTGAGGCGCACGCAAAAACACCTCGACGCGTGGAACGAGTCTCTCGACTCGGCGCTCGCGATCGCCCGTATCTCTCCCTTTCTCAGACGGCATCTTGGTGCTCTGCGCCATCAAGCGCAGGTGCTCGGCGGTCTCGATCTGGCGGCACGCCACCTGCGTGTAATCACGCGTCGCATCAGTTTTCTTGTGCGGGACGGGCAACAGCGTCCTGTGCTCGCCGAGCTATTCGAGAGCATCCGCGCCGGCATCGACACGCTGGGGCAAAGCCTGCGCAAGCCCGAGTTGGCGACCGATGCGCGTGCCCAGTTCGCGGCGATCATGCCGCTGCTCGATCCGGCCGTCACCCTGCCGGGAGCGGCCTTCAACACATCGATTGTTGTGCACCTGCTGCGGCCCCTGCTCGTGGACCTGCTGGTGGCAACCGGCATGCCCGCTGCCGAAGCCCGCGCTCTTCTTCCGCCTGCGTAACGCGCCGACCGCAGGCTTCGACCACATCTCCGCTGCCAGCATCTCTCGTCGCTAAACTGGCCGCATGACCTACACGCTCATCCTCCTCCGCCATGGCCGCAGCGACTGGAACGAGAAGAATCTCTTCACCGGGTGGGTCGATGTCGACCTCACGGAGGAGGGTCGGGCCGAGGGCCGCCGGGCTGGCGAGCTCATCGCCGCCTCCGGGCTGCAGCCCGACGTGCTCTACACGTCGCGTCTCAAGCGAGCCATCCACACCGCCAACCTGGCTCTCGAGACGGCCGA is drawn from Salinibacterium hongtaonis and contains these coding sequences:
- a CDS encoding RNA degradosome polyphosphate kinase, with the translated sequence MDADITIDDTGLITESLDDDDYESAWVDDGTLPGNRYLDRELSWLAFNTRVLELAEDPQLPLLERVNFLAIFASNLDEFFMVRVAGLKRRIATGIAVPTNIGRSPAEVLSSISARAHELQDRHALAFRELVKPALDDAGIHIETWADLGQDDRDRIDEVFTHQIFPVLMPLAVDPAHPFPYISGLSLNLSVRVRNPKTGKVQFARIKVPSILPRFVKLPDDERGLLRFIPLEDLISNHLGELFPGMEILDHHEFRVTRNEDVEIDEDESENLIQSLERELLRRRFGPPIRLEITEDMDDRTLNLLIRELGVTEQEVYRLPAPLDLGGLFEVFKIDRPSLKYRKHLPTTSTALLPAEPGGESNIFASIKRRDVLVHHPYESFGTSVQAFLEQAAADPSVLAIKQTLYRTSGDSPIVEALIDAAQAGKAVLALVEIKARFDEQANITWARKLEKAGVHVVYGLVGLKTHCKLALVVRQESDGSLTNYSHVGTGNYNPKTSRVYEDLGLFTADPVVGNDLTRLFNELSGYAIEKKFKRLLVAPLHLRKGLIKRIKNETAAALAGRPSGIRIKLNSIVDEQVIDALYRASQAGVSVDLVVRGICGLKPGVPGLSDNIRVRSILGRYLEHSRIFRFENGGEPLTYIGSADMMHRNLDRRVEALVRLTDPEHLSRIDNIFDLAMADSTSSWWLEPDGEWTRHHLADDGTPLPDMQNVTMQIISARRRPVAAR
- the mshD gene encoding mycothiol synthase, producing the protein MSANTPEWLNRLISRATATDGQPPFSDQSLVELRDGRRELLSIDETAAAVLLRGDPGEAELVVDPGARGNGLGEQMLSRVLTESPSILIWAHGDHPAARSLAARHELTAVRTLLQLRAPVQGDLNAAGALDGFTPFRPGHDDAAWLDINARAFAHHPEQGSLTQVDLDARMAEPWFNADDFLLLRDEDGQVIAFCWLKVDGDIGEFYVVGVDPRQQGSGLGRRLVAAGLAHLAASGIRTASLYVDADNVPAVRLYRSYGFADHTVDVQYATRR
- a CDS encoding response regulator transcription factor, producing the protein MAQLLILTPAVDSEVLPALGLLSHRVKHLPATPSQLVNPPSCDLMLVDARKDLASAKALCKILANTGTQVPVVLIVTEGGLAAVNPEWGIDDVVLVDAGPAEVDTRIRLAVGRKATEQTSTKISASGVVIDEASYSAKVQGRPLDLTYKEFELLRFLASHPSRVFTREQLLSEVWGYDYFGGTRTVDVHVRRLRAKLGDLESLIGTVRNVGYRFTGHDGDER
- a CDS encoding FABP family protein: MIEIDSSLPSELVPLSWLIGVWEGTGVISYPVDGQAREYEFGQRVSFSHDGTPFLNYSSTAWLLEPSGADAASDGSTAASADGSADADAASEPAEPQIFAAETGFWRLSRPRTDADPGPGMLPGVGPAPFTNVNAVETLRNAAGGFDIEVSILHPSGVSELYLGQVVGPRIDLVTDAVVRSANAKEHTASTRLYGLVDDHLLWAWDIVALGQPLTSHASARLARVQ
- a CDS encoding YgfZ/GcvT domain-containing protein, with product MSSENPVKDAAVYASPWLARSGAVESDGPDAGVAAHYGDPVREQRQLAAGSAVVDLSHHGVIEIEGADRLSWLDSMSTQSLARLAPAESAEALILDPNGRIEHDMRVLDDGVSLWLLVEGSEAASLAAWLDRMRFMMRVEVRDRTSDFATLGSFADAATLAGMVPIASPHGVPLVWSDPWPDVVAGGWQYAQGEHPGAEFAYREVLVERSALAESDAPAAGVLALEALRVAAWRPRFAREVDERSIPHELDWMRSAVHLNKGCYRGQETVAKVHNLGHPPRRLVMLHLDGSDSILPQPGDEVVLGDRAVGAVTSAVRHHELGSIALAVVKRTLDSTATLTVQTSDGPVAAAQEVIVPASAGATVAAPRLPRLGATTRPSRPGA
- a CDS encoding FUSC family protein; translated protein: MSAARRDASARLERKLNRRLDARAALDRVRESLPATVQIVVAATIAYFISHDLLGHSSPAIAVTVTISILGFSRDARPRRVLDSAVGITLGIVLSEIALIVIGVGWWQLAVVLGITLLVSRLVSPSVPFAIAAAVQSMLVLLMPPPEGGVFLRSIDAVVAGAVALTVTALIPRDPRRIADRDARRMVSALLESLDSVAAALREAHEPAASLALERLRRTQKHLDAWNESLDSALAIARISPFLRRHLGALRHQAQVLGGLDLAARHLRVITRRISFLVRDGQQRPVLAELFESIRAGIDTLGQSLRKPELATDARAQFAAIMPLLDPAVTLPGAAFNTSIVVHLLRPLLVDLLVATGMPAAEARALLPPA